The following are encoded in a window of Kitasatospora sp. NBC_01250 genomic DNA:
- a CDS encoding MFS transporter: MTGTPPTAADQLSAVHDRRRWIALAIVMMASFMDLVDVTIVNVAIPSIQEHLGASFSAIQWVTAGYALAFAVGLITGGRLGDIYGRKRVFLIGIGGFTLASALCGLAVDPGMLVATRILQGATAALMVPQVLSIIHTSFPAHERGKVFGMFGAMVGLGAVSGPLLGALLTEWNLGGLEWRPIFLINLPVGVAGLLLGRRFIDESRSAQSLRLDLVGMALAALGLLMLLYPLTQGRESGWPLWGFVSMGLSLPMLALFVRYERFKARKDGSPLVELSLFKVRSFAGGIGVQLVFGVTCGIFFLVWTLWMQIGLGWSPLRAGTTGIPFSIAVSAAAGISVQQLVPRFGRKVLQTGALVMAGGVLLYLWEAHRYGTAIHSWQMALPLVVMGLGMGLIVAPLTDAVLADVPREHAGSASGLVNTTQQLGNALGLGLVSVAFFGVVDGSAPGRTVGAVFTQAFSHSLWWLVGCLLAVFLLMFALPNRRPATAEPVEASEAAANREPLPVG, from the coding sequence ATGACCGGCACACCCCCGACCGCAGCCGACCAGTTGTCGGCCGTCCACGATCGGCGGCGCTGGATCGCGCTGGCGATCGTGATGATGGCCTCGTTCATGGACCTGGTCGACGTGACCATCGTCAACGTCGCGATCCCGAGCATCCAGGAGCACCTGGGCGCCTCGTTCAGCGCGATCCAGTGGGTGACCGCGGGGTACGCGCTGGCCTTCGCGGTGGGCCTGATCACCGGTGGGCGCCTGGGCGACATCTACGGCCGCAAGCGGGTCTTCCTGATCGGCATCGGCGGCTTCACCCTCGCCTCCGCGCTCTGCGGCCTGGCCGTCGACCCCGGGATGCTGGTGGCCACCCGGATCCTGCAGGGCGCGACCGCCGCGCTGATGGTGCCCCAGGTGCTGTCGATCATCCACACCAGCTTCCCGGCCCATGAGCGCGGCAAGGTCTTCGGGATGTTCGGCGCGATGGTGGGCTTGGGTGCGGTCAGCGGCCCGCTGCTCGGCGCGCTGCTGACCGAGTGGAACCTGGGCGGGCTCGAATGGCGCCCGATCTTCCTGATCAACCTGCCGGTGGGCGTGGCCGGTCTGCTGCTGGGCCGGCGCTTCATCGACGAGTCGCGCTCGGCCCAGAGCCTGCGCCTGGACCTGGTGGGCATGGCGCTGGCCGCCCTCGGCCTGCTGATGCTGCTCTACCCGCTCACCCAGGGCCGGGAGTCCGGCTGGCCGCTGTGGGGCTTCGTCTCGATGGGCCTGAGCCTGCCGATGCTGGCGTTGTTCGTCCGCTACGAGCGGTTCAAGGCCCGCAAGGACGGCTCGCCGCTGGTCGAGCTGTCGCTCTTCAAGGTGCGCAGCTTCGCCGGCGGCATCGGGGTGCAGCTGGTCTTCGGGGTGACCTGCGGCATCTTCTTCCTGGTCTGGACGCTGTGGATGCAGATCGGCCTCGGCTGGAGCCCGCTGCGGGCCGGCACCACCGGGATCCCGTTCTCGATCGCGGTCTCGGCGGCGGCCGGGATCTCGGTCCAGCAGCTGGTGCCGCGCTTCGGCCGCAAGGTGCTGCAGACCGGCGCCCTGGTGATGGCCGGCGGCGTGCTGCTCTACCTCTGGGAGGCGCACCGCTACGGCACGGCGATCCACTCGTGGCAGATGGCGCTGCCGCTGGTCGTGATGGGCCTGGGGATGGGGCTGATCGTCGCGCCGCTGACCGACGCGGTGCTCGCCGACGTGCCGCGCGAGCACGCCGGCTCCGCCTCCGGCCTGGTCAACACCACCCAGCAGCTGGGCAACGCGCTCGGGCTGGGCCTGGTCTCGGTGGCCTTCTTCGGCGTGGTGGACGGATCGGCGCCCGGGCGGACGGTGGGCGCCGTCTTCACCCAGGCCTTCAGCCACTCGCTCTGGTGGCTGGTCGGCTGCCTGCTGGCGGTCTTCCTGCTGATGTTCGCGCTGCCGAACCGCAGGCCGGCCACGGCCGAGCCGGTCGAGGCGAGCGAGGCCGCAGCCAATCGCGAGCCGCTGCCGGTCGGCTGA
- a CDS encoding helix-turn-helix transcriptional regulator: MTDTPARLLKLLSLLQTPREWPGSELAERLGVSARTVRRDVERLRELGYPVQASLGAVGGYRLAAGKAMPPLLLDDEEAVAIAVGLRTAAGSAISGIEEASVRALAKLVQVLPTRLRHRVTALNAATVPLPGGGPAIDPELLAALAGAVAGPQRLRFAYRAADGAESRRQVEPHRLVATGHRWYLVAFDNDRDDWRIFRVDRITAAQPTGVRCPPRELPAPDAAAYVAGKLRERARTYRAVVVLPLSAAEVARRLGGAPVELEELDERRCRLRSGADTLEWLAFRLLTLGCDFEVEEPAELVSHLRELGGRITRATGPAIGPATGPVAGPGEGPEGGEIHRPGVARCPAGSDGGR, encoded by the coding sequence ATGACCGACACACCGGCCCGCCTGCTCAAGCTGCTCTCCCTGCTGCAGACCCCGCGCGAGTGGCCGGGCAGCGAACTGGCCGAACGGCTCGGGGTCAGTGCGCGCACCGTGCGGCGCGACGTGGAGCGGCTGCGCGAGCTGGGCTACCCGGTCCAGGCCAGCCTCGGCGCCGTCGGCGGCTACCGGCTGGCCGCCGGCAAGGCGATGCCGCCGCTGCTGCTGGACGACGAGGAGGCGGTGGCCATCGCGGTCGGGCTGCGGACGGCGGCCGGCAGCGCGATCAGCGGGATAGAGGAGGCCTCGGTGCGGGCGCTGGCCAAGCTGGTCCAGGTGCTCCCCACCCGGCTGCGGCACCGGGTCACCGCGCTCAACGCGGCCACCGTCCCGCTGCCCGGTGGCGGCCCGGCGATCGACCCCGAGCTGCTCGCGGCGCTGGCCGGCGCGGTGGCGGGGCCGCAGCGGCTGCGCTTCGCCTACCGCGCTGCGGACGGCGCCGAGAGCCGGCGCCAGGTGGAGCCGCACCGCCTGGTCGCCACGGGGCACCGCTGGTACCTGGTCGCCTTCGACAACGACCGCGACGACTGGCGGATCTTCCGGGTCGACCGGATCACGGCGGCACAGCCGACCGGGGTGCGGTGCCCGCCGCGCGAGCTGCCCGCGCCGGACGCGGCGGCGTACGTGGCGGGCAAGCTGCGCGAGCGGGCCCGGACCTACCGGGCGGTGGTGGTGCTGCCGCTGTCGGCGGCCGAGGTGGCGCGCCGGCTCGGCGGGGCGCCGGTCGAGCTGGAGGAGCTGGACGAACGGCGCTGCCGGCTGCGCTCCGGCGCGGACACGCTGGAGTGGCTGGCCTTCCGGCTGCTCACCCTCGGCTGCGACTTCGAGGTGGAGGAGCCGGCCGAGCTCGTCAGCCATTTGCGCGAGCTCGGCGGCCGGATCACCCGCGCCACCGGACCGGCCATCGGACCGGCCACCGGGCCGGTCGCCGGGCCCGGGGAAGGGCCGGAGGGAGGTGAAATCCATCGTCCGGGCGTGGCGCGCTGCCCGGCGGGGTCGGACGGTGGCCGCTAG
- a CDS encoding VOC family protein — translation MKYDKVVTGGPCWVELGTADPEGAKEFYRELFDWRAETDPRPEAGGYTMLLRGEQPVAALSPLYAPGQPTAWGVSFAVPDTDAAVAAVSRAGGRLVVEPVDVFDAGRFAVAADPTGAVFALWQARAFPGAAVINEAVSLGWVELHTRDVPAATAFYREVFGWSLNAGTGYSQWGIDGADFGGMAALGEEFPPEVPSHWLPYFAVAEVDATVRRAEELGGRALMGPMDLAGGRRIAVLGDRQGAAFGLCPAGTD, via the coding sequence GTGAAGTACGACAAAGTGGTCACCGGCGGGCCGTGCTGGGTGGAGCTGGGCACGGCCGACCCGGAGGGCGCCAAGGAGTTCTACCGCGAGCTCTTCGACTGGCGCGCCGAGACCGACCCGCGGCCGGAGGCCGGCGGCTACACCATGCTGCTGCGCGGCGAGCAGCCGGTGGCCGCACTCAGCCCGCTCTACGCTCCCGGGCAGCCCACCGCCTGGGGCGTCTCGTTCGCGGTGCCCGACACCGACGCCGCCGTGGCGGCGGTGAGCAGGGCGGGCGGACGGCTGGTGGTGGAGCCGGTGGACGTCTTCGACGCGGGCCGCTTCGCGGTGGCCGCCGACCCCACCGGCGCGGTCTTCGCGCTCTGGCAGGCGCGGGCCTTCCCTGGGGCGGCGGTGATCAACGAGGCGGTCTCGCTCGGCTGGGTCGAGCTGCACACCCGCGACGTGCCGGCGGCCACCGCCTTCTACCGCGAGGTCTTCGGCTGGAGCCTCAACGCCGGCACGGGCTACAGCCAGTGGGGGATCGACGGGGCGGACTTCGGCGGCATGGCGGCGCTGGGCGAGGAGTTTCCGCCCGAGGTCCCCTCGCACTGGCTGCCCTACTTCGCGGTGGCGGAGGTGGACGCCACGGTGCGGCGGGCCGAGGAGCTCGGCGGCCGGGCCCTGATGGGGCCGATGGACCTGGCGGGCGGGCGGCGGATCGCCGTGCTGGGCGACCGTCAGGGCGCCGCCTTCGGCCTCTGTCCGGCCGGCACCGACTGA
- a CDS encoding Rv1733c family protein, with the protein MPNATWQHLRCALGGDLGPLCRPLDRARSRALLLLVLGLLAALLLGALPAVRGVLAADARAADRTARLHRIAAVVTGSVRPDATSPGHRFKGGDGVVVTWDYPAGYAVTARIDLPQAALQGGTVPVWVTDDGALADPPPSRLSLALLAVGTGTGLWLLTSAAVLAAYGLRRQVIERRGGQRWASGWAAVEPHWSGRLDGHPDSTSP; encoded by the coding sequence ATGCCCAACGCGACCTGGCAGCACCTGCGTTGCGCGCTGGGCGGTGACCTCGGCCCGCTCTGTCGCCCGCTGGACCGCGCCCGCAGCCGGGCGCTGCTGCTCCTCGTCCTCGGCCTGCTGGCCGCGCTGCTGCTCGGCGCCCTGCCGGCCGTCCGCGGCGTGCTCGCCGCCGATGCCCGGGCCGCCGACCGCACCGCGCGCCTGCACCGGATCGCGGCGGTGGTGACCGGTTCGGTGCGCCCCGACGCCACCTCGCCCGGCCACCGCTTCAAGGGCGGTGACGGGGTGGTCGTGACCTGGGACTATCCGGCCGGGTACGCCGTGACCGCCCGGATCGACCTGCCGCAGGCGGCCCTCCAGGGCGGCACGGTGCCGGTCTGGGTGACCGACGACGGCGCCCTCGCCGACCCGCCGCCCTCCCGCCTGAGCCTGGCCCTGCTGGCGGTGGGCACGGGCACCGGTCTGTGGCTGCTGACGAGCGCGGCCGTGCTCGCCGCCTACGGGCTGCGCCGGCAGGTGATCGAGCGCCGCGGCGGGCAGCGCTGGGCCAGCGGCTGGGCGGCGGTGGAGCCGCACTGGTCGGGACGGCTGGACGGTCACCCGGACAGCACCTCGCCCTGA
- a CDS encoding MarR family winged helix-turn-helix transcriptional regulator → MPETAPQPRTAAQVAADPRIQAIGVLFNTSALMERLLGGAIQRAAGISHSMFEVLLILAAHPDGTPMSRLSGGLVLTSGGATRLIDRMVEAGLVTRSPSPADRRVQLVTMTRQGERTLVTAAAAHTREAERLMHGALSADEASGLVTALDRLGTHARAELPPLG, encoded by the coding sequence GTGCCGGAGACCGCCCCGCAGCCCCGCACCGCCGCGCAGGTCGCCGCCGATCCGCGGATCCAGGCGATCGGCGTGCTCTTCAACACCTCCGCACTGATGGAACGGCTGCTGGGCGGCGCGATCCAGCGCGCGGCGGGGATCAGCCACTCGATGTTCGAGGTGCTGCTGATCCTGGCCGCCCACCCCGACGGCACCCCGATGAGCCGCCTCTCCGGCGGCCTGGTGCTCACCAGCGGCGGCGCCACCCGGCTGATCGACCGCATGGTGGAGGCCGGCCTGGTCACCAGGTCGCCCTCCCCCGCCGACCGGCGGGTCCAGCTGGTGACCATGACCCGCCAGGGCGAACGGACCCTGGTGACCGCCGCCGCGGCCCACACCCGCGAGGCCGAACGGCTGATGCACGGCGCCCTGTCGGCCGACGAGGCGAGCGGGCTGGTGACGGCGCTGGACCGGCTGGGCACCCACGCCCGCGCCGAGCTGCCGCCGCTGGGCTGA
- a CDS encoding NAD(P)-dependent oxidoreductase, with product MSKITVFGANGTIGSRIVREALNRGHQVTAVVRDPAKITETHPSLTVTQGDVLDPASVSAVAAGQDVLVSAVGGGDGPGHLATIEPSAKSLVAGLRALGDGAPRLIAVGGAGSLRTPDGKQVWDKEGLPEFLLQIMHAHGDALDFYRTVSDVTWTSFSPAGTIEPGERTGAYRTGLEDLLIGADGTSRISTEDYALALVDEIEQPAHLGERFTVGY from the coding sequence ATGTCCAAGATCACCGTCTTCGGCGCCAACGGCACCATCGGCAGCCGCATCGTCCGCGAGGCACTGAACCGCGGCCACCAGGTCACCGCCGTGGTCCGCGACCCCGCCAAGATCACCGAGACGCACCCGTCGCTGACCGTCACCCAGGGCGACGTGCTCGACCCGGCCTCGGTCAGCGCCGTCGCCGCCGGCCAGGACGTGCTGGTCAGCGCTGTGGGCGGCGGGGACGGCCCGGGCCACCTGGCCACCATCGAGCCCTCCGCCAAGTCCCTGGTGGCCGGCCTGCGGGCACTGGGCGACGGCGCGCCGCGGCTGATCGCGGTCGGCGGCGCCGGCTCGCTGCGCACCCCCGACGGCAAGCAGGTCTGGGACAAGGAGGGGCTGCCCGAGTTCCTGCTGCAGATCATGCACGCGCACGGTGACGCGCTGGACTTCTACCGCACCGTCAGCGACGTGACCTGGACCAGCTTCAGCCCGGCCGGGACGATCGAGCCCGGCGAGCGGACCGGCGCCTACCGCACCGGCCTGGAGGACCTGCTGATCGGCGCGGACGGCACCAGCCGGATCTCCACCGAGGACTACGCCCTCGCACTGGTCGACGAGATCGAGCAGCCGGCGCACCTGGGCGAGCGCTTCACCGTCGGCTACTGA
- a CDS encoding ATP-dependent DNA ligase — translation MLLADLARTSQEVAATSARSRKTALLAELFRTGEPAEAPTVITYLAGRLPQGRLGVGWKLLAEPVPPATDATLTVRQVSAALDRLAAVRGAGAQAERRRLLAGLLAAATAPEQEFLIRLIGGEVRQGALDALAVEALAAAAGAPAEQVRRAVMLGGTLGAVAERLLTEGPAALAEFRLTVGRPVLPMLAQSAKSVDEALGRLGPCAVEEKLDGIRIQVHRDGRAVHVYTRTLEEITDRLPEVVAAVLALPATRVVLDGEVIALDARGRPRPFQQIAGRVGSRLDVAGATESVPLSPAFFDLLTLDDRDLLDLPAERRHAELARLVPQPLRVRRLVAADPADPATRQAAEAFAAAALAGGQEGVVVKALDAPYTAGRRQASWLKVKPVHTLDLVVLAAEWGHGRRAGRLSNLHLGARRADGSFAMLGKTFKGLTDALLDRQTEQLARLAVERPAWGVRVRPELVVEIAFDGVQRSTRYPEGVTLRFARVLRYREDKPAAEADTVEAVRALLPEEV, via the coding sequence ATGCTGCTGGCCGACCTCGCCCGGACCTCGCAGGAGGTCGCCGCCACCTCGGCCCGTTCCCGCAAGACCGCGCTGCTGGCCGAGCTGTTCCGGACCGGCGAACCGGCCGAGGCCCCCACCGTGATCACCTACCTGGCCGGCCGCCTGCCGCAGGGCCGGCTCGGCGTGGGCTGGAAGCTGCTCGCCGAGCCCGTTCCCCCGGCCACCGACGCCACCTTGACGGTCCGCCAGGTGTCCGCCGCACTGGACCGGCTCGCCGCCGTGCGCGGCGCCGGCGCCCAGGCCGAGCGGCGCCGCCTGCTGGCCGGGCTGCTGGCCGCCGCCACCGCGCCCGAGCAGGAGTTCCTGATCCGGCTGATCGGCGGCGAGGTGCGCCAGGGCGCCCTGGACGCGCTGGCGGTGGAGGCACTCGCGGCGGCGGCCGGCGCACCCGCCGAACAGGTGCGCCGGGCGGTGATGCTCGGCGGCACGCTGGGTGCGGTGGCCGAGCGGCTGCTGACCGAGGGCCCGGCGGCGCTGGCGGAGTTCCGGCTGACGGTCGGCCGCCCGGTGCTGCCGATGCTGGCGCAGAGCGCGAAGAGCGTCGACGAGGCGCTGGGGCGGCTGGGCCCGTGCGCGGTGGAGGAGAAGCTGGACGGCATCCGGATCCAGGTGCACCGCGACGGGCGGGCGGTGCACGTCTACACCAGGACGCTGGAGGAGATCACCGACCGGCTGCCCGAGGTGGTGGCCGCGGTGCTCGCGCTGCCCGCGACGCGCGTGGTGCTGGACGGCGAGGTGATCGCGCTGGACGCCCGTGGCCGGCCGCGTCCGTTCCAGCAGATCGCGGGTCGGGTCGGCTCCCGGCTGGACGTCGCCGGCGCCACCGAGTCGGTGCCGCTCTCCCCCGCCTTCTTCGACCTGCTGACCCTGGACGACCGGGACCTGCTGGACCTGCCCGCCGAACGGCGGCACGCCGAGCTGGCCCGTCTGGTGCCGCAACCGCTGCGGGTGCGCCGACTGGTGGCGGCCGACCCGGCGGACCCGGCCACCCGGCAGGCGGCCGAGGCCTTCGCCGCCGCGGCGCTGGCCGGCGGGCAGGAGGGCGTGGTGGTCAAGGCGCTGGACGCCCCGTACACGGCGGGCCGGCGCCAGGCGTCCTGGCTCAAGGTGAAGCCGGTGCACACGCTGGACCTGGTGGTCCTGGCCGCCGAGTGGGGGCACGGGCGCCGGGCCGGGCGGCTGTCCAACCTGCACCTGGGCGCACGGCGGGCGGACGGTTCCTTCGCCATGCTCGGCAAGACCTTCAAGGGACTGACCGACGCGCTGCTCGACCGGCAGACCGAGCAGCTGGCCCGCCTCGCCGTGGAGCGACCGGCCTGGGGCGTGCGGGTGCGGCCCGAGCTGGTGGTGGAGATCGCCTTCGACGGGGTGCAGCGCTCGACCCGCTACCCCGAGGGGGTCACGCTGCGCTTTGCCCGGGTGCTGCGCTACCGCGAGGACAAGCCGGCCGCCGAGGCGGACACGGTCGAGGCGGTGCGGGCGCTGCTTCCGGAAGAAGTCTGA
- a CDS encoding DUF2277 domain-containing protein — protein MCRSIKTLRPPVSPEVTEADIHAAALQYVRKVSGFRAPAAHNRVVFDQAVADIAAATGQLLAGLEVRGAAARAH, from the coding sequence ATGTGCCGAAGCATCAAGACCCTCCGCCCGCCCGTCTCGCCCGAGGTCACCGAGGCCGACATCCACGCGGCGGCGCTGCAGTACGTCCGCAAGGTGTCCGGGTTCCGGGCGCCGGCCGCACACAACCGGGTGGTGTTCGACCAGGCCGTCGCGGACATCGCCGCGGCCACCGGTCAGCTGCTGGCCGGTCTGGAGGTGCGGGGCGCCGCGGCCCGGGCCCACTGA
- a CDS encoding TIGR03086 family metal-binding protein — translation MSQEGADRRRREVLRLYAEALASVGRRVQGVAANQWQTASPCSARSVHELVNHLTAEQLWVPELLRGATPCQVGGRFAGDVLGADPAASWSAAATAAREAFGAPGALELAVRLSTGERPALEFCAQLTVDLTVHTWDLARATGQDPHLAPELVEFALHELAPRPGPAVAVGCFAPAVPTVPHADPQTRMLGLVGRRCAPQPPFDPELTD, via the coding sequence ATGAGCCAGGAGGGCGCCGACCGGCGCCGGCGCGAGGTGCTGCGCCTGTACGCCGAGGCGCTGGCCTCGGTGGGGCGCCGGGTCCAGGGCGTGGCCGCCAACCAGTGGCAGACCGCCAGCCCGTGCTCGGCGCGGTCGGTCCACGAACTGGTCAACCACCTGACGGCCGAGCAGCTCTGGGTGCCCGAGCTGCTGCGCGGCGCCACCCCCTGCCAGGTGGGCGGCCGGTTCGCGGGTGACGTGCTGGGCGCCGACCCGGCCGCCAGCTGGAGCGCCGCGGCCACCGCCGCCCGGGAGGCGTTCGGTGCGCCGGGGGCGCTGGAGCTGGCGGTCCGCCTGTCCACCGGTGAGCGCCCCGCGCTGGAGTTCTGCGCGCAGCTGACCGTCGATCTGACCGTGCACACCTGGGACCTGGCCCGAGCCACCGGCCAGGACCCGCACCTGGCACCCGAGCTGGTGGAGTTCGCCCTGCACGAGCTCGCACCACGCCCGGGGCCGGCGGTTGCGGTCGGGTGCTTCGCGCCCGCGGTGCCGACCGTGCCGCACGCCGATCCGCAGACCAGGATGCTCGGCCTGGTCGGCCGCCGCTGCGCGCCGCAACCACCGTTCGACCCCGAACTCACCGACTGA
- a CDS encoding DUF6158 family protein, giving the protein MQPTATPDGDPGGVAARSLLDERLLHELEQLHRTRHETFLYGSDDALRHHNERTAELEAEYLRRFPDRLVTAGRTRSGARARETAAHIEATPQ; this is encoded by the coding sequence ATGCAACCGACCGCCACCCCGGACGGCGACCCCGGGGGCGTCGCCGCCCGCAGCCTGCTCGACGAGCGACTGCTGCACGAGCTGGAACAGCTCCACCGGACCAGGCACGAGACCTTCCTCTACGGGTCCGACGACGCGCTGCGGCACCACAACGAGCGCACCGCCGAACTGGAGGCGGAGTACCTGCGGCGCTTCCCGGACCGCCTGGTCACCGCGGGACGCACCCGCTCCGGTGCCCGGGCCAGGGAGACGGCCGCGCACATCGAGGCCACCCCGCAGTGA
- a CDS encoding hemerythrin domain-containing protein, with the protein MSSDAIVLLKQEHKELQRLFKEYRALGADQSAARGDLALHIVHDLTVHSYLVDEVLYPQVSAVLRDPAHEALRGYRDHRVIDRLCEEVAARSPTEPGFTGQMDALLSAAAQQMSREEREWFPQLRAALRRTDLQQIGTRLLAVRETAPRHHPPVSGTPSGAPGQTGA; encoded by the coding sequence ATGTCCAGTGACGCGATCGTGCTGCTGAAGCAGGAACACAAGGAGCTGCAGCGGCTCTTCAAGGAGTACCGCGCGCTCGGCGCCGACCAGTCGGCTGCCCGCGGCGATCTCGCGCTGCACATCGTGCACGACCTCACCGTCCACTCCTACCTGGTCGACGAGGTGCTGTATCCGCAGGTCAGCGCCGTGCTCCGGGATCCGGCCCACGAGGCGCTGCGCGGCTACCGGGACCACCGGGTGATCGACCGGCTGTGCGAGGAGGTGGCGGCGCGCTCGCCCACCGAGCCGGGCTTCACCGGCCAGATGGACGCCCTGCTGTCGGCCGCCGCCCAGCAGATGAGCCGGGAGGAACGCGAGTGGTTCCCGCAGCTGCGGGCCGCGCTGCGCCGCACCGACCTGCAGCAGATCGGCACCCGGCTGCTGGCCGTGCGCGAGACCGCACCGCGCCACCACCCACCGGTTTCCGGGACCCCGTCCGGGGCACCGGGCCAGACGGGGGCGTGA
- a CDS encoding DUF3040 domain-containing protein, translated as MVLSRHEARESRRIEARLTAEDPQLARRFEQWRRSRERVAEAAALATGRGVENPLDDSATRLRRLWHELLRGRIPLP; from the coding sequence ATGGTCCTGTCACGGCACGAGGCTCGGGAGAGCCGGCGGATCGAGGCGCGGCTGACGGCCGAGGACCCACAGCTGGCCCGCCGCTTCGAACAGTGGCGCCGCAGCCGCGAGCGAGTCGCGGAGGCCGCCGCCCTGGCCACCGGGCGCGGCGTGGAGAACCCGCTGGACGACTCCGCCACCCGGCTGCGGCGCCTGTGGCACGAGCTGCTGCGCGGCCGGATCCCGCTCCCCTAG
- a CDS encoding ATP-dependent DNA ligase, translated as MDLPVMPPVQPMLAKAVDEIPAGMHYEAKWDGFRAIVFRDGDEVEVLSRTGKSLARYFPELLEACRAELPARCVLDGEIVLAHDGRLHFEELQERIHPAASRVRKLAAEHPVTFIAFDLLALDDQALTEQPLSVRRPALVRALADAGPWVHVAPATRDRELAGTWFTRFEGAGLDGIVAKPLAEPYRPGVRSMFKIKHGRTADCVVAGYREHKDGQGVGSLLLGLYDAAGTLQHVGVCASFTAARRRELAAELAPLRLTDPAGHPWAAWTEESAHEASRMPGAPSRWSSGKAGQAAKDATWVALRPERVCEVAYDHMEGTRFRHTTRFQRWRPDRTPRSCDYGQLEEPVGYHLAQLLDDGRSPDR; from the coding sequence ATGGACCTTCCCGTGATGCCGCCCGTGCAGCCGATGCTCGCCAAGGCGGTCGACGAGATCCCCGCCGGCATGCACTACGAGGCCAAGTGGGACGGCTTCCGGGCGATCGTCTTCCGGGACGGTGACGAGGTGGAGGTGCTCAGCCGCACGGGCAAGTCGCTGGCCCGCTACTTCCCCGAGCTGCTGGAGGCCTGCCGCGCCGAGCTGCCGGCCCGCTGCGTGCTGGACGGCGAGATCGTGCTGGCGCACGACGGCCGGCTGCACTTCGAGGAGCTGCAGGAGCGGATCCACCCCGCGGCCTCCCGGGTGCGCAAGCTCGCCGCCGAGCACCCGGTCACCTTCATCGCCTTCGACCTGCTCGCACTGGACGACCAGGCGCTGACCGAGCAGCCGCTCTCCGTGCGCCGCCCCGCGCTGGTGCGCGCCCTCGCGGACGCCGGGCCCTGGGTGCACGTCGCGCCGGCCACCCGGGACCGCGAGCTGGCCGGCACCTGGTTCACCCGGTTCGAGGGCGCGGGGCTGGACGGCATCGTGGCCAAGCCGCTGGCGGAGCCGTACCGCCCGGGGGTCCGTTCGATGTTCAAGATCAAGCACGGCCGCACCGCCGACTGCGTGGTGGCCGGCTACCGCGAGCACAAGGACGGCCAGGGCGTCGGCTCCCTGCTGCTGGGCCTGTACGACGCGGCGGGCACGCTCCAGCACGTCGGCGTCTGCGCCTCCTTCACCGCCGCCCGCCGCCGCGAGCTGGCCGCCGAACTAGCCCCGCTGCGGCTGACCGATCCCGCCGGGCACCCGTGGGCCGCCTGGACCGAGGAGAGCGCGCACGAGGCGAGCCGGATGCCCGGTGCCCCCAGCCGGTGGAGCAGCGGCAAGGCCGGCCAGGCCGCCAAGGACGCCACCTGGGTCGCGCTCCGCCCTGAGCGGGTCTGCGAGGTCGCGTACGATCACATGGAAGGGACCCGGTTCCGGCACACCACCCGCTTCCAGCGCTGGCGCCCCGACCGGACCCCGCGAAGCTGCGACTACGGCCAGCTGGAGGAGCCGGTCGGCTACCACCTGGCGCAGCTGCTGGACGACGGCAGGTCGCCGGACCGGTGA